One Bradyrhizobium sp. CCGB12 genomic window carries:
- a CDS encoding phytochelatin synthase family protein, giving the protein MRRWRYVSFISLVIAAGLLGAGALVVGQSRVPSGAVASSVTRTPELIERAWHLPVAAKFHRYVDWQSNGSRCGPAAVANAYRSLGEAASTEAKVLAGTGRCWTGVCILGLSLDELAEVARANTSRKVTVLRDLSEDQFLEHLRRSNDPDRRYIVNFERAPIFGAGVGHHSPIGGYLEAEDLVFVLDVNSDYQPWLVEWKRLFVAVNTFDGDKRRGLLLIE; this is encoded by the coding sequence ATGAGGCGATGGCGCTACGTCAGTTTCATCAGCTTGGTGATCGCTGCGGGTCTGCTGGGCGCCGGAGCTCTGGTCGTTGGCCAGTCGCGCGTGCCGTCAGGAGCCGTAGCCTCCTCGGTGACGCGTACACCGGAGCTCATAGAACGCGCGTGGCACCTGCCAGTGGCCGCCAAATTCCACAGATACGTTGATTGGCAATCCAATGGTTCTCGTTGCGGACCTGCCGCCGTTGCGAATGCGTACAGGTCACTTGGCGAGGCGGCAAGCACGGAGGCCAAGGTACTGGCCGGCACAGGGCGGTGCTGGACCGGCGTGTGCATTCTGGGCCTTTCGCTCGATGAGCTGGCCGAGGTCGCCCGGGCCAACACCAGCCGGAAAGTCACGGTCTTGCGCGATCTCAGCGAAGACCAGTTTCTGGAGCATCTGCGTCGCTCCAACGATCCCGACAGGCGCTACATCGTGAATTTCGAACGCGCGCCAATCTTTGGCGCCGGTGTTGGCCATCATTCGCCGATCGGCGGTTATCTCGAAGCCGAGGATTTGGTGTTCGTGCTCGACGTCAATTCCGACTACCAGCCTTGGCTGGTCGAGTGGAAGCGGCTGTTCGTCGCTGTCAATACATTCGACGGTGATAAGAGGCGCGGACTGCTGCTGATAGAATAG